The following are from one region of the Edwardsiella tarda ATCC 15947 = NBRC 105688 genome:
- a CDS encoding DUF4250 domain-containing protein yields MPLSRYATMDPVMLLSIINMKLRDECDSLPALCARYEIPQPLLESRLAAAGFRYYRDSNQFIPR; encoded by the coding sequence ATGCCGTTATCCCGTTACGCCACGATGGACCCCGTGATGCTGCTGAGCATCATCAACATGAAGCTGCGCGACGAGTGCGACTCGCTGCCAGCCTTGTGCGCGCGCTACGAAATCCCACAGCCCCTATTGGAGTCACGCCTGGCCGCTGCCGGCTTCCGCTATTACCGCGACAGCAACCAGTTCATCCCACGCTAG
- the tnpA gene encoding IS200/IS605 family transposase — MSSYRSSAHVFWRCKYHLVWTPKYRYKVLTGAVGKELYRSVYILCNMKDCEVLELNVQTDHVHLVVMIPPKLSISTLMGVLKGRTAIRLYNKFPHIRKKLWGNHFWARGYFADTVGVNEEIIRRYVRHQDKKDQEYEQ, encoded by the coding sequence ATGAGCAGTTATAGAAGTTCAGCACATGTATTCTGGCGTTGCAAATATCACTTGGTGTGGACGCCAAAGTATCGCTACAAGGTTTTAACAGGGGCGGTAGGTAAAGAGCTTTATCGCTCAGTTTATATACTTTGCAATATGAAAGATTGTGAGGTACTTGAATTGAATGTTCAGACAGACCATGTTCATCTTGTCGTGATGATCCCACCGAAACTCTCGATCTCAACGCTGATGGGCGTCCTGAAAGGGCGCACAGCTATTCGTCTCTACAACAAGTTTCCGCATATACGAAAGAAGCTGTGGGGTAATCATTTTTGGGCGAGGGGATACTTTGCAGACACAGTTGGAGTGAACGAAGAAATTATCAGACGCTACGTGAGGCATCAGGATAAGAAAGATCAAGAATACGAGCAGTAA
- a CDS encoding GrxA family glutaredoxin — translation MFAVIFGRPGCPYCVRAKELAEKLSAERDDFKFRYVDIHAEGISKEDLSKTVGKPVETVPQIFIDQQHIGGCTDFEAYAKANLELFNNAN, via the coding sequence ATGTTTGCAGTGATTTTTGGGCGTCCGGGCTGCCCCTATTGTGTCCGTGCCAAAGAGTTGGCCGAGAAGCTGAGCGCCGAGCGCGATGATTTTAAATTCCGTTATGTCGATATCCATGCGGAAGGCATCAGTAAAGAAGATCTCTCCAAGACCGTCGGTAAGCCGGTAGAAACCGTACCGCAGATCTTTATCGATCAGCAGCACATCGGTGGTTGCACCGACTTCGAAGCCTATGCGAAGGCGAATCTGGAGCTGTTCAACAACGCCAACTAA
- the nfsA gene encoding oxygen-insensitive NADPH nitroreductase, which translates to MISTIDLLCDHRSIRQFSAEPIGEAQRLAILEAARATSSSSFLQCTSIIRITDRALREQLVELSGGQQYVSEAAEFWIFCADFQRHQQIFPQAELGSAEQLLLGCVDAALMAQNALTAAESLGLGGVFIGGIRNHIEQVTTLLACPQHVLPLVGLCLGHPAQRPEQKPRLPLNILVHENRYQPLDRAALAAYDAHVRSYYAQRSDNSRQDSWSDQISRTLEKERRPFMLDYLHQQGWITH; encoded by the coding sequence ATGATTTCGACCATCGATTTGCTGTGCGATCACCGTTCCATTCGCCAATTTAGTGCCGAACCGATCGGCGAGGCGCAACGTCTGGCGATCCTCGAGGCGGCGCGTGCCACCTCATCGTCCAGCTTCTTGCAATGTACCTCGATCATCCGTATCACCGATCGCGCCCTGCGAGAGCAGCTCGTGGAGTTGTCCGGCGGGCAGCAGTATGTCTCGGAGGCGGCGGAATTCTGGATCTTCTGCGCCGATTTTCAGCGCCATCAACAGATCTTCCCGCAGGCCGAGTTGGGATCAGCGGAGCAGTTGCTATTGGGCTGCGTCGATGCGGCGCTGATGGCGCAGAATGCGCTGACTGCCGCCGAGTCGTTGGGGTTGGGTGGGGTGTTTATCGGTGGCATCCGCAATCATATCGAACAGGTGACCACGTTGCTGGCCTGCCCACAGCATGTGTTGCCGTTGGTCGGCCTCTGTCTGGGCCATCCGGCGCAGCGCCCTGAGCAGAAGCCGCGCCTACCGTTGAACATTCTGGTACACGAGAATCGCTATCAGCCGTTAGATCGCGCCGCGCTGGCCGCCTATGATGCGCATGTCCGCAGCTATTACGCCCAGCGAAGCGACAATAGCCGCCAGGATAGCTGGAGCGATCAGATCAGCCGCACGCTGGAGAAAGAGCGGCGTCCCTTCATGCTGGACTATCTGCACCAGCAGGGCTGGATCACCCATTAA
- a CDS encoding aspartate:alanine antiporter: MNIDVASLLTGNYILLLFVVLALGLCLGKLRIGSIQLGNSIGVLVVSLLLGQQHFAINTDALNLGFMLFIFCVGIEAGPNFFSIFFRDGKNYLMLALVMVASALFIALGLGKLFHWDIGLTAGMLAGSMTSTPVLVGAGDTLRQTLANDPHLGQLQDHLSLGYALTYLVGLVSLIFGARYLPKLQHQDLPTSAQQIARERGLDNDTQRKVFLPVIRAYRVGPELVAWADGKNLRELGIYSQTGCYIERIRRNGILATPDGDAVLQVGDEIALVGYPDAHARLDPSFRNGKEVFDRDLLDMRIVTEEIVVKNSNAVSKRLSQIKLTDHGCFLNRVIRSQIEMPIDDNIVLNKGDVLQVSGDARRVKSVADRIGFISIHSQVTDLLAFCAFFIIGLMIGLITFQFTGFSFGIGNAAGLLFAGIMLGFLRANHPTFGYIPQGALNMVKEFGLMVFMAGVGLSAGAGMRNGLGEVGGQMLIAGLIVSLVPVVICFLFGAFVLKMNRALLFGAIMGARTCAPAMDIINDASRSNIPALGYAGTYAIANVLLTLAGTLIVIIWPGVVG; the protein is encoded by the coding sequence ATGAATATTGATGTCGCGAGTTTGTTAACAGGCAATTATATCCTGCTGCTGTTCGTGGTCCTGGCGCTGGGGCTTTGCCTCGGAAAGCTGCGCATAGGCTCCATCCAACTGGGTAACTCCATCGGTGTGTTAGTGGTCTCCCTGCTACTAGGCCAACAACACTTTGCCATCAACACCGATGCCCTCAACCTAGGATTCATGCTATTTATTTTCTGCGTCGGTATCGAAGCCGGACCCAACTTCTTCTCTATCTTCTTTCGCGACGGGAAAAACTATCTCATGCTGGCCTTGGTGATGGTCGCCAGCGCCCTGTTTATCGCGCTGGGGCTGGGTAAGCTGTTTCACTGGGACATCGGCCTGACCGCCGGGATGCTGGCTGGCTCGATGACCTCGACGCCGGTGTTGGTGGGCGCGGGTGATACCCTGCGTCAGACGCTGGCCAACGATCCGCACTTGGGGCAACTGCAAGATCACCTAAGCCTGGGCTACGCCCTGACCTACCTGGTTGGCCTGGTCAGCCTGATCTTCGGCGCTCGCTACCTACCGAAGCTACAACACCAGGATCTGCCCACCTCGGCCCAACAGATCGCCCGTGAGCGCGGCCTGGACAACGACACCCAACGCAAGGTGTTTCTTCCGGTGATCCGCGCCTATCGCGTCGGCCCGGAGCTGGTCGCCTGGGCGGATGGTAAGAATCTGCGTGAATTAGGGATCTACAGCCAAACCGGCTGCTACATCGAACGCATCCGCCGCAACGGCATCCTGGCGACACCGGACGGCGACGCGGTGCTCCAGGTCGGCGATGAGATCGCCTTAGTGGGCTACCCCGATGCGCACGCACGCCTCGACCCGAGCTTCCGTAACGGCAAAGAGGTGTTCGACCGCGACCTGCTGGATATGCGCATCGTCACCGAAGAGATCGTGGTGAAGAACAGTAACGCCGTCAGCAAGCGTCTGAGCCAGATCAAGCTGACCGACCACGGCTGCTTCTTGAACCGGGTGATCCGCAGCCAGATCGAGATGCCGATCGACGACAATATCGTGCTCAACAAGGGCGACGTGTTGCAGGTCAGCGGCGATGCCCGCCGCGTCAAGAGCGTGGCCGACCGCATCGGCTTTATCTCGATCCACAGCCAAGTTACCGACCTGCTGGCCTTCTGCGCCTTCTTCATCATCGGCCTGATGATCGGCCTGATTACCTTCCAATTCACCGGCTTCTCTTTCGGGATCGGCAACGCCGCTGGCTTGCTGTTCGCCGGCATCATGCTGGGTTTCCTGCGCGCCAACCATCCGACCTTCGGCTACATTCCGCAGGGGGCGCTGAACATGGTGAAGGAGTTTGGTCTGATGGTGTTTATGGCGGGGGTCGGCCTGAGCGCCGGCGCCGGCATGCGCAATGGCCTGGGCGAGGTCGGCGGCCAGATGCTGATCGCCGGGCTGATCGTCAGCCTGGTGCCGGTGGTGATCTGTTTCCTGTTCGGCGCCTTCGTGCTGAAGATGAACCGCGCGCTGCTGTTTGGGGCCATCATGGGCGCGCGCACCTGTGCGCCAGCCATGGACATCATCAACGACGCCTCACGCAGTAACATCCCTGCCCTGGGTTATGCCGGCACCTACGCCATCGCCAACGTGCTGCTGACCCTGGCCGGTACCCTGATCGTCATCATCTGGCCCGGCGTGGTGGGCTGA
- the ybjM gene encoding inner membrane protein YbjM, giving the protein MANKRRWFSFILCFFLVTALFLLLHGYSQANGGATARLPGLRPGLLLYMLPGAIACPLAQRRRVLTVFYGALLAALFCLLLHTLWLACQVSVLQLLPYSASMVFWCVFGALLYWFAAVMRGRHAIR; this is encoded by the coding sequence GTGGCGAACAAACGGCGTTGGTTTTCTTTTATTCTTTGTTTTTTCTTGGTGACGGCACTCTTTTTACTGCTGCACGGCTATAGCCAGGCGAATGGTGGCGCGACGGCGCGTCTGCCGGGGCTGCGCCCCGGGTTATTGCTGTATATGCTGCCGGGCGCGATCGCTTGCCCCTTGGCGCAGCGGCGTCGTGTCTTGACGGTGTTCTACGGCGCGTTGCTGGCGGCGCTCTTCTGCCTGCTGCTGCATACGCTGTGGTTAGCCTGTCAGGTGAGTGTGTTGCAGTTGTTGCCCTACAGCGCCAGCATGGTGTTTTGGTGTGTGTTTGGCGCGCTGCTGTACTGGTTCGCGGCGGTGATGCGAGGTCGGCATGCTATTCGATAG
- a CDS encoding YbjN domain-containing protein — translation MDPLIVPDLDVLRHWLDQLGTTFFECDSCQALHLPHMQNFDGVFDAKVDLLDNTILFTALAEVRPTALIALVAELSQINASTLGVKAFVDIQDDNLPKLIACMSLNASVGITLEQFAAFMQQAEEQVSMVMMEARANGMLFLGEGEEGEGEFSAESSGGPLLH, via the coding sequence ATGGATCCTCTAATCGTCCCCGATCTGGACGTGTTACGGCACTGGCTGGATCAACTGGGTACCACCTTCTTCGAGTGTGACTCCTGCCAGGCGCTGCATTTACCACACATGCAGAATTTTGACGGGGTATTCGACGCAAAAGTCGACCTCCTCGATAACACTATCCTGTTTACCGCCCTGGCGGAAGTCCGTCCTACGGCTTTGATCGCGTTAGTGGCGGAGTTAAGCCAGATTAATGCCAGCACGCTGGGCGTCAAGGCGTTTGTCGACATCCAGGATGACAACCTGCCGAAACTGATCGCCTGCATGTCGCTCAATGCGAGCGTCGGCATAACGCTGGAGCAGTTCGCCGCCTTTATGCAGCAGGCCGAGGAGCAAGTCTCCATGGTGATGATGGAAGCGCGGGCGAATGGCATGCTGTTTCTGGGCGAAGGGGAAGAGGGTGAGGGCGAGTTCAGCGCCGAGAGCAGTGGCGGTCCGCTGCTGCATTGA